A single window of Corythoichthys intestinalis isolate RoL2023-P3 chromosome 21, ASM3026506v1, whole genome shotgun sequence DNA harbors:
- the mrtfab gene encoding myocardin related transcription factor Ab isoform X5, with protein sequence MVQRDMTILSVLQLKLQQRRTREELVSQGIMPPLKSPAAFHEQRRSLERARTEDYLKRKIRSRPERSELVRMHILEETSAEPSLQAKQLQLKRARLADDLNDKISHRPGPIELVHKNILSVCPDQHSPPDSPKGAGGESSSLDEDSSDPLSPDQLTNHDSPLSTVPQPSPSDTLTQNGDVSPTQFVTQAAPQPPPTPVVNGSDSPPPLKVTNGIIVTSRTACTQFGQLKSHSKTGSDRPPLRSKKAKDNKPKVKKLKYHQYIPPDQKADKERPPLMDSSYAKLLQQQQLFLQLQILNQQQQHYNYHAILPAPPKPATDQPLPTNPSPSPTRNIPTTNTATPTSGNARQVQATVGGAKPTTLPANLDEFKVAELKQELKLRGLTVSGTKNDLLERLRNYQEQNGLKNGALQPIHQSAVSAANGAPATGTDYQQAEGGFKVALSPLAQGLPARVMRFGSTSSSPPVSPSPSERSLAGLSPDETSCNGDMFGEMVSSPLTQLTLHPSPQHPSNVSPIQPKEEGLHTCSFHRSSPGSVKSSEPFSVVPMDSSSMDKDQMLQEKDKQIEELTRMLRQKQRLVETLRSQLELGKIAGGVASERDWSDKKPVDVKHQKVIKASAVESPVLLNGLLKVKEEPETEEGMVGVVEEAQSKKMVQPMQCSQETLLKLQQINRLQVQQAEQLKQKVSEPKLNPQKQTEHKRESQILLQQQQQLQQLIIQQTQQKQLQVQHKFSQQKQLQQAQGKKNQTQHKNPVQIKQVRVQIQNQTAANEKPAANQSQQKKQLKTQQRQEQKQQAGAATQQVAPVFINQQNGTQIHTQAISLDLLKAGGTLVTDTNGNHYLIALTGNTADGPNRAPSQVKSNGRVTLQRLQSTPNKLPSTDGQLQAQKDSQSVNQPIKKCEKPELHVDTNRVPPASSCVTAPPNMQPFFDDMSDSESQSNPNTSFKQRERVCPSYDRHTLFTPPSPKPNIFLPTQRSKGNSVNCQQVDDLFDILLKSGEIAGFKANPDPSLAPLHSDPPSPSSPPSPLHLSPPTPTCPLISPPVSRREQCPGGGRIDDFLESSALLGVEPGSGLALIDDLHSQMLSTAGLLDHPPSPMDTSDLGFSPHSTGLDFGDAALDSMDWLDISMVGSSGGGCGTVGGGDGTTSLTPLAPHTPPSVFSADFLDSTDLLHLESCL encoded by the exons TCCTTCAGCTCAAACTCCAACAGAGGCGCACGCGAGAGGAGCTGGTCAGCCAAGGGATCATGCCAC CGCTGAAGAGCCCAGCAGCATTTCATGAGCAGCGGCGGAGTCTGGAGCGTGCAAGG acTGAAGACTATCTCAAGAGGAAGATCCGGAGTCGTCCTGAGCGCTCTGAGCTGGTCAGAATGCACATTCTGGAGG AGACATCGGCAGAACCCTCCCTGCAGGCTAAACAGCTGCAGCTAAAGAGAGCTCGACTTGCCGACGACCTCAACGACAAGATCTCGCACAGGCCAGGTCCCATCGAACTTGTGCACAAGAACATCCTGTCCGTCTGCCCTGATCAGCACTCACCACCCG atTCTCCAAAAGGAGCTGGAGGAGAGAGTTCGTCTTTGGACGAAGACAGCAGTGACCCGCTGTCACCCGACCAGCTAACCAATCACGACTCTCCTCTGAGTACTGTCCCGCAGCCGTCGCCCTCTGACACGCTCACCCAAAATGGAGACGTGTCCCCCACTCAG tTTGTTACGCAAGCCGCTCCACAGCCGCCTCCTACTCCTGTGGTCAATGGATCAGATTCACCCCCGCCACTTAAAGTGACAAATGGGATCATAGTAACCTCCCGTACAGCCTGCACTCAATTTGGGCAGCTCAAg TCTCACAGTAAGACTGGTTCCGACCGCCCTCCGCTGAGATCCAAAAAAGCAAAGGACAACAAACCCAAG GTGAAGAAACTGAAGTACCACCAGTACATCCCTCCAGACCAGAAGGCGGACAAGGAGCGCCCGCCTCTGATGGACTCTTCCTACGCCAAACTCCTGCAGCAACAGCAGCTCTTCTTACAGCTTCAGATTCTCAACCAGCAACAGCAGCACTACAACTACCACGCCATCCTGCCTGCTCCCCCCAA GCCAGCAACAGACCAGCCCCTCCCAACAAACCCCAGCCCTTCCCCCACTCGCAACATTCCCACGACCAACACCGCAACCCCAACAAGTGGAAACGCACGTCAGGTCCAAGCGacagtgggaggggccaaaccaACCACTTTGCCGGCTAACCTGGATGAGTTTAAA GTCGCCGAGTTGAAACAGGAACTAAAATTGCGCGGTTTGACAGTCTCCGGCACAAAGAACGATCTCCTCGAGAGGCTCCGCAACTACCAAGAGCAAAATGGCTTGAAAAATGGCGCGCTGCAACCCATTCATCAGAGCGCTGTGTCCGCAGCTAACGGCGCTCCTGCCACTGGCACTGACTACCAACAGGCCGAAGGAGGGTTCAAGGTAGCTTTGTCACCGTTGGCTCAGGGTCTTCCCGCTCGGGTCATGCGTTTCGGAAGCACCAGCTCCAGCCCGCCTGTGTCTCCTTCGCCATCTGAACGGTCGTTAGCAGGGCTAAGTCCAGATGAAACCAGCTGTAATGGAGACATGTTTGGAGAGATGGTGAGCTCTCCCCTTACTCAACTCACACTCCATCCCTCTCCTCAACACCCGTCCAATGTCTCCCCCATCCAACCCAAAGAAGAAGGCTTGCACACATGCAGCTTCCACAGGTCTTCACCTGGCTCAGTTAAGTCTTCGGAGCCTTTCTCTGTAGTACCTATGGACTCTTCCTCCATGGACAAAGACCAGATGCTGCAGGAGAAGGACAAACAGATTGAGGAGTTGACCCGGATGCTGAGGCAGAAACAGAGGCTGGTGGAGACCCTCAGGTCCCAACTGGAGCTGGGTAAGATTGCAGGAGGCGTGGCCTCTGAGCGGGactggagtgacaagaaacctgTAGATGTTAAACACCagaaagtcattaaagcctcaGCCGTTGAATCCCCCGTGCTTCTCAATGGCCTTTTGAAGGTGAAGGAAGAGCCTGAGACTGAAGAAGGAATGGTGGGAGTAGTGGAGGAGGcccaaagcaaaaaaatggtcCAGCCCATGCAGTGCTCCCAGGAGACTCTCCTCAAACTGCAGCAGATTAACCGGCTGCAAGTCCAACAAGCAGAGCAGCTAAAGCAGAAGGTTTCAGAGCCTAAGTTGAATCCTCAAAAACAGACTGAGCACAAGAGGGAATCCCAAATCCTGCTTCAGCAACAGCAGCAACTTCAGCAGCTCATCATTCAGCAGACTCAGCAAAAACAGCTCCAAGTCCAGCACAAGTTTTCACAGCAGAAACAACTGCAACAAGCTCAAGGCAAGAAGAACCAAACGCAGCACAAGAACCCGGTTCAGATAAAGCAGGTTCGGGTGCAGATCCAAAACCAGACGGCGGCCAACGAGAAGCCTGCAGCCAATCAAAGCCAACAGAAGAAGCAGCTAAAGACACAGCAAAGGCAGGAGCAAAAACAGCAAGCCGGCGCCGCCACACAGCAG GTGGCGCCAGTCTTTATCAACCAACAAAACGGCACTCAAATTCACACTCAGGCTATCTCATTGGACCTCCTTAAGGCCGGTGGTACTCTTGTCACAGATACCAATGGCAACCACTACTTGATCGCCCTCACCGGTAACACGGCGGACGGCCCGAACCGAGCGCCCTCGCAGGTCAAGAGCAACGGACGTGTCACACTGCAG AGACTGCAGTCGACTCCAAACAAGTTGCCCAGCACTGACGGCCAATTGCAAGCACAAAAAGATAGCCAGAGTGTGAACCAGCCAATCAAAAAG TGTGAGAAACCTGAGCTGCACGTGGACACTAATAGGGTCCCTCCTGCCAGCTCTTGCGTCACGGCACCCCCAAACATGCAGCCTTTCTTCGACGACATGTCGGACAGCGAAAGCCAAAGCAATCCCAACACCTCTTTCAAG CAGAGAGAGCGAGTCTGTCCATCTTATGACCGACACACTCTGTTTACTCCTCCCTCTCCCAAACCCAACATCTTTCTTCCTACACAGCGCTCCAAA GGGAACAGCGTCAATTGTCAGCAGGTGGATGACCTCTTTGACATCCTTCTTAAGAGTGGAG AAATTGCAGGTTTTAAGGCCAACCCAGACCCGTCACTCGCCCCTCTGCACTCTGACCCACCCTCGCCGTCGTCCCCGCCGTCCCCTCTCCACCTCTCGCCTCCCACCCCGACCTGTCCCCTGATCTCACCTCCGGTCTCCCGGAGGGAGCAGTGTCCAGGCGGCGGTCGCATAGATGACTTCCTGGAGAGCTCGGCTCTGCTCGGCGTCGAACCGGGAAGCGGCCTGGCTCTCATCGACGATCTCCACAGCCAAATGCTGAGCACCGCAGGCCTCCTGGACCACCCGCCGTCCCCCATGGACACGTCCGACCTGGGCTTCTCCCCCCACTCGACGGGGCTGGACTTCGGGGACGCCGCCCTGGACAGTATGGACTGGCTGGACATCTCCATGGTGGGCAGCTCCGGAGGCGGATGCGGAACTGTAGGAGGCGGCGACGGGACAACCAGCTTGACGCCCTTGGCGCCGCACACGCCGCCGAGCGTATTTTCTGCTGACTTCCTGGACAGCACAGACCTGCTGCACTTGGAGTCGTGCCTGTAG
- the mrtfab gene encoding myocardin related transcription factor Ab isoform X2, whose amino-acid sequence MEVTGAGDTSHSTHSPQSEAVTSELQELSLQPPAKELRLQERKNVLQLKLQQRRTREELVSQGIMPPLKSPAAFHEQRRSLERARTEDYLKRKIRSRPERSELVRMHILEETSAEPSLQAKQLQLKRARLADDLNDKISHRPGPIELVHKNILSVCPDQHSPPDSPKGAGGESSSLDEDSSDPLSPDQLTNHDSPLSTVPQPSPSDTLTQNGDVSPTQFVTQAAPQPPPTPVVNGSDSPPPLKVTNGIIVTSRTACTQFGQLKSHSKTGSDRPPLRSKKAKDNKPKVKKLKYHQYIPPDQKADKERPPLMDSSYAKLLQQQQLFLQLQILNQQQQHYNYHAILPAPPKPATDQPLPTNPSPSPTRNIPTTNTATPTSGNARQVQATVGGAKPTTLPANLDEFKVAELKQELKLRGLTVSGTKNDLLERLRNYQEQNGLKNGALQPIHQSAVSAANGAPATGTDYQQAEGGFKVALSPLAQGLPARVMRFGSTSSSPPVSPSPSERSLAGLSPDETSCNGDMFGEMVSSPLTQLTLHPSPQHPSNVSPIQPKEEGLHTCSFHRSSPGSVKSSEPFSVVPMDSSSMDKDQMLQEKDKQIEELTRMLRQKQRLVETLRSQLELGKIAGGVASERDWSDKKPVDVKHQKVIKASAVESPVLLNGLLKVKEEPETEEGMVGVVEEAQSKKMVQPMQCSQETLLKLQQINRLQVQQAEQLKQKVSEPKLNPQKQTEHKRESQILLQQQQQLQQLIIQQTQQKQLQVQHKFSQQKQLQQAQGKKNQTQHKNPVQIKQVRVQIQNQTAANEKPAANQSQQKKQLKTQQRQEQKQQAGAATQQVAPVFINQQNGTQIHTQAISLDLLKAGGTLVTDTNGNHYLIALTGNTADGPNRAPSQVKSNGRVTLQRLQSTPNKLPSTDGQLQAQKDSQSVNQPIKKCEKPELHVDTNRVPPASSCVTAPPNMQPFFDDMSDSESQSNPNTSFKQRERVCPSYDRHTLFTPPSPKPNIFLPTQRSKGNSVNCQQVDDLFDILLKSGEIAGFKANPDPSLAPLHSDPPSPSSPPSPLHLSPPTPTCPLISPPVSRREQCPGGGRIDDFLESSALLGVEPGSGLALIDDLHSQMLSTAGLLDHPPSPMDTSDLGFSPHSTGLDFGDAALDSMDWLDISMVGSSGGGCGTVGGGDGTTSLTPLAPHTPPSVFSADFLDSTDLLHLESCL is encoded by the exons TCCTTCAGCTCAAACTCCAACAGAGGCGCACGCGAGAGGAGCTGGTCAGCCAAGGGATCATGCCAC CGCTGAAGAGCCCAGCAGCATTTCATGAGCAGCGGCGGAGTCTGGAGCGTGCAAGG acTGAAGACTATCTCAAGAGGAAGATCCGGAGTCGTCCTGAGCGCTCTGAGCTGGTCAGAATGCACATTCTGGAGG AGACATCGGCAGAACCCTCCCTGCAGGCTAAACAGCTGCAGCTAAAGAGAGCTCGACTTGCCGACGACCTCAACGACAAGATCTCGCACAGGCCAGGTCCCATCGAACTTGTGCACAAGAACATCCTGTCCGTCTGCCCTGATCAGCACTCACCACCCG atTCTCCAAAAGGAGCTGGAGGAGAGAGTTCGTCTTTGGACGAAGACAGCAGTGACCCGCTGTCACCCGACCAGCTAACCAATCACGACTCTCCTCTGAGTACTGTCCCGCAGCCGTCGCCCTCTGACACGCTCACCCAAAATGGAGACGTGTCCCCCACTCAG tTTGTTACGCAAGCCGCTCCACAGCCGCCTCCTACTCCTGTGGTCAATGGATCAGATTCACCCCCGCCACTTAAAGTGACAAATGGGATCATAGTAACCTCCCGTACAGCCTGCACTCAATTTGGGCAGCTCAAg TCTCACAGTAAGACTGGTTCCGACCGCCCTCCGCTGAGATCCAAAAAAGCAAAGGACAACAAACCCAAG GTGAAGAAACTGAAGTACCACCAGTACATCCCTCCAGACCAGAAGGCGGACAAGGAGCGCCCGCCTCTGATGGACTCTTCCTACGCCAAACTCCTGCAGCAACAGCAGCTCTTCTTACAGCTTCAGATTCTCAACCAGCAACAGCAGCACTACAACTACCACGCCATCCTGCCTGCTCCCCCCAA GCCAGCAACAGACCAGCCCCTCCCAACAAACCCCAGCCCTTCCCCCACTCGCAACATTCCCACGACCAACACCGCAACCCCAACAAGTGGAAACGCACGTCAGGTCCAAGCGacagtgggaggggccaaaccaACCACTTTGCCGGCTAACCTGGATGAGTTTAAA GTCGCCGAGTTGAAACAGGAACTAAAATTGCGCGGTTTGACAGTCTCCGGCACAAAGAACGATCTCCTCGAGAGGCTCCGCAACTACCAAGAGCAAAATGGCTTGAAAAATGGCGCGCTGCAACCCATTCATCAGAGCGCTGTGTCCGCAGCTAACGGCGCTCCTGCCACTGGCACTGACTACCAACAGGCCGAAGGAGGGTTCAAGGTAGCTTTGTCACCGTTGGCTCAGGGTCTTCCCGCTCGGGTCATGCGTTTCGGAAGCACCAGCTCCAGCCCGCCTGTGTCTCCTTCGCCATCTGAACGGTCGTTAGCAGGGCTAAGTCCAGATGAAACCAGCTGTAATGGAGACATGTTTGGAGAGATGGTGAGCTCTCCCCTTACTCAACTCACACTCCATCCCTCTCCTCAACACCCGTCCAATGTCTCCCCCATCCAACCCAAAGAAGAAGGCTTGCACACATGCAGCTTCCACAGGTCTTCACCTGGCTCAGTTAAGTCTTCGGAGCCTTTCTCTGTAGTACCTATGGACTCTTCCTCCATGGACAAAGACCAGATGCTGCAGGAGAAGGACAAACAGATTGAGGAGTTGACCCGGATGCTGAGGCAGAAACAGAGGCTGGTGGAGACCCTCAGGTCCCAACTGGAGCTGGGTAAGATTGCAGGAGGCGTGGCCTCTGAGCGGGactggagtgacaagaaacctgTAGATGTTAAACACCagaaagtcattaaagcctcaGCCGTTGAATCCCCCGTGCTTCTCAATGGCCTTTTGAAGGTGAAGGAAGAGCCTGAGACTGAAGAAGGAATGGTGGGAGTAGTGGAGGAGGcccaaagcaaaaaaatggtcCAGCCCATGCAGTGCTCCCAGGAGACTCTCCTCAAACTGCAGCAGATTAACCGGCTGCAAGTCCAACAAGCAGAGCAGCTAAAGCAGAAGGTTTCAGAGCCTAAGTTGAATCCTCAAAAACAGACTGAGCACAAGAGGGAATCCCAAATCCTGCTTCAGCAACAGCAGCAACTTCAGCAGCTCATCATTCAGCAGACTCAGCAAAAACAGCTCCAAGTCCAGCACAAGTTTTCACAGCAGAAACAACTGCAACAAGCTCAAGGCAAGAAGAACCAAACGCAGCACAAGAACCCGGTTCAGATAAAGCAGGTTCGGGTGCAGATCCAAAACCAGACGGCGGCCAACGAGAAGCCTGCAGCCAATCAAAGCCAACAGAAGAAGCAGCTAAAGACACAGCAAAGGCAGGAGCAAAAACAGCAAGCCGGCGCCGCCACACAGCAG GTGGCGCCAGTCTTTATCAACCAACAAAACGGCACTCAAATTCACACTCAGGCTATCTCATTGGACCTCCTTAAGGCCGGTGGTACTCTTGTCACAGATACCAATGGCAACCACTACTTGATCGCCCTCACCGGTAACACGGCGGACGGCCCGAACCGAGCGCCCTCGCAGGTCAAGAGCAACGGACGTGTCACACTGCAG AGACTGCAGTCGACTCCAAACAAGTTGCCCAGCACTGACGGCCAATTGCAAGCACAAAAAGATAGCCAGAGTGTGAACCAGCCAATCAAAAAG TGTGAGAAACCTGAGCTGCACGTGGACACTAATAGGGTCCCTCCTGCCAGCTCTTGCGTCACGGCACCCCCAAACATGCAGCCTTTCTTCGACGACATGTCGGACAGCGAAAGCCAAAGCAATCCCAACACCTCTTTCAAG CAGAGAGAGCGAGTCTGTCCATCTTATGACCGACACACTCTGTTTACTCCTCCCTCTCCCAAACCCAACATCTTTCTTCCTACACAGCGCTCCAAA GGGAACAGCGTCAATTGTCAGCAGGTGGATGACCTCTTTGACATCCTTCTTAAGAGTGGAG AAATTGCAGGTTTTAAGGCCAACCCAGACCCGTCACTCGCCCCTCTGCACTCTGACCCACCCTCGCCGTCGTCCCCGCCGTCCCCTCTCCACCTCTCGCCTCCCACCCCGACCTGTCCCCTGATCTCACCTCCGGTCTCCCGGAGGGAGCAGTGTCCAGGCGGCGGTCGCATAGATGACTTCCTGGAGAGCTCGGCTCTGCTCGGCGTCGAACCGGGAAGCGGCCTGGCTCTCATCGACGATCTCCACAGCCAAATGCTGAGCACCGCAGGCCTCCTGGACCACCCGCCGTCCCCCATGGACACGTCCGACCTGGGCTTCTCCCCCCACTCGACGGGGCTGGACTTCGGGGACGCCGCCCTGGACAGTATGGACTGGCTGGACATCTCCATGGTGGGCAGCTCCGGAGGCGGATGCGGAACTGTAGGAGGCGGCGACGGGACAACCAGCTTGACGCCCTTGGCGCCGCACACGCCGCCGAGCGTATTTTCTGCTGACTTCCTGGACAGCACAGACCTGCTGCACTTGGAGTCGTGCCTGTAG
- the mrtfab gene encoding myocardin related transcription factor Ab isoform X3, with protein sequence MEVTGAGDTSHSTHSPQSEAVTSELQERKNVLQLKLQQRRTREELVSQGIMPPLKSPAAFHEQRRSLERARTEDYLKRKIRSRPERSELVRMHILEETSAEPSLQAKQLQLKRARLADDLNDKISHRPGPIELVHKNILSVCPDQHSPPDSPKGAGGESSSLDEDSSDPLSPDQLTNHDSPLSTVPQPSPSDTLTQNGDVSPTQFVTQAAPQPPPTPVVNGSDSPPPLKVTNGIIVTSRTACTQFGQLKSHSKTGSDRPPLRSKKAKDNKPKVKKLKYHQYIPPDQKADKERPPLMDSSYAKLLQQQQLFLQLQILNQQQQHYNYHAILPAPPKPATDQPLPTNPSPSPTRNIPTTNTATPTSGNARQVQATVGGAKPTTLPANLDEFKVAELKQELKLRGLTVSGTKNDLLERLRNYQEQNGLKNGALQPIHQSAVSAANGAPATGTDYQQAEGGFKVALSPLAQGLPARVMRFGSTSSSPPVSPSPSERSLAGLSPDETSCNGDMFGEMVSSPLTQLTLHPSPQHPSNVSPIQPKEEGLHTCSFHRSSPGSVKSSEPFSVVPMDSSSMDKDQMLQEKDKQIEELTRMLRQKQRLVETLRSQLELGKIAGGVASERDWSDKKPVDVKHQKVIKASAVESPVLLNGLLKVKEEPETEEGMVGVVEEAQSKKMVQPMQCSQETLLKLQQINRLQVQQAEQLKQKVSEPKLNPQKQTEHKRESQILLQQQQQLQQLIIQQTQQKQLQVQHKFSQQKQLQQAQGKKNQTQHKNPVQIKQVRVQIQNQTAANEKPAANQSQQKKQLKTQQRQEQKQQAGAATQQVAPVFINQQNGTQIHTQAISLDLLKAGGTLVTDTNGNHYLIALTGNTADGPNRAPSQVKSNGRVTLQRLQSTPNKLPSTDGQLQAQKDSQSVNQPIKKCEKPELHVDTNRVPPASSCVTAPPNMQPFFDDMSDSESQSNPNTSFKQRERVCPSYDRHTLFTPPSPKPNIFLPTQRSKGNSVNCQQVDDLFDILLKSGEIAGFKANPDPSLAPLHSDPPSPSSPPSPLHLSPPTPTCPLISPPVSRREQCPGGGRIDDFLESSALLGVEPGSGLALIDDLHSQMLSTAGLLDHPPSPMDTSDLGFSPHSTGLDFGDAALDSMDWLDISMVGSSGGGCGTVGGGDGTTSLTPLAPHTPPSVFSADFLDSTDLLHLESCL encoded by the exons TCCTTCAGCTCAAACTCCAACAGAGGCGCACGCGAGAGGAGCTGGTCAGCCAAGGGATCATGCCAC CGCTGAAGAGCCCAGCAGCATTTCATGAGCAGCGGCGGAGTCTGGAGCGTGCAAGG acTGAAGACTATCTCAAGAGGAAGATCCGGAGTCGTCCTGAGCGCTCTGAGCTGGTCAGAATGCACATTCTGGAGG AGACATCGGCAGAACCCTCCCTGCAGGCTAAACAGCTGCAGCTAAAGAGAGCTCGACTTGCCGACGACCTCAACGACAAGATCTCGCACAGGCCAGGTCCCATCGAACTTGTGCACAAGAACATCCTGTCCGTCTGCCCTGATCAGCACTCACCACCCG atTCTCCAAAAGGAGCTGGAGGAGAGAGTTCGTCTTTGGACGAAGACAGCAGTGACCCGCTGTCACCCGACCAGCTAACCAATCACGACTCTCCTCTGAGTACTGTCCCGCAGCCGTCGCCCTCTGACACGCTCACCCAAAATGGAGACGTGTCCCCCACTCAG tTTGTTACGCAAGCCGCTCCACAGCCGCCTCCTACTCCTGTGGTCAATGGATCAGATTCACCCCCGCCACTTAAAGTGACAAATGGGATCATAGTAACCTCCCGTACAGCCTGCACTCAATTTGGGCAGCTCAAg TCTCACAGTAAGACTGGTTCCGACCGCCCTCCGCTGAGATCCAAAAAAGCAAAGGACAACAAACCCAAG GTGAAGAAACTGAAGTACCACCAGTACATCCCTCCAGACCAGAAGGCGGACAAGGAGCGCCCGCCTCTGATGGACTCTTCCTACGCCAAACTCCTGCAGCAACAGCAGCTCTTCTTACAGCTTCAGATTCTCAACCAGCAACAGCAGCACTACAACTACCACGCCATCCTGCCTGCTCCCCCCAA GCCAGCAACAGACCAGCCCCTCCCAACAAACCCCAGCCCTTCCCCCACTCGCAACATTCCCACGACCAACACCGCAACCCCAACAAGTGGAAACGCACGTCAGGTCCAAGCGacagtgggaggggccaaaccaACCACTTTGCCGGCTAACCTGGATGAGTTTAAA GTCGCCGAGTTGAAACAGGAACTAAAATTGCGCGGTTTGACAGTCTCCGGCACAAAGAACGATCTCCTCGAGAGGCTCCGCAACTACCAAGAGCAAAATGGCTTGAAAAATGGCGCGCTGCAACCCATTCATCAGAGCGCTGTGTCCGCAGCTAACGGCGCTCCTGCCACTGGCACTGACTACCAACAGGCCGAAGGAGGGTTCAAGGTAGCTTTGTCACCGTTGGCTCAGGGTCTTCCCGCTCGGGTCATGCGTTTCGGAAGCACCAGCTCCAGCCCGCCTGTGTCTCCTTCGCCATCTGAACGGTCGTTAGCAGGGCTAAGTCCAGATGAAACCAGCTGTAATGGAGACATGTTTGGAGAGATGGTGAGCTCTCCCCTTACTCAACTCACACTCCATCCCTCTCCTCAACACCCGTCCAATGTCTCCCCCATCCAACCCAAAGAAGAAGGCTTGCACACATGCAGCTTCCACAGGTCTTCACCTGGCTCAGTTAAGTCTTCGGAGCCTTTCTCTGTAGTACCTATGGACTCTTCCTCCATGGACAAAGACCAGATGCTGCAGGAGAAGGACAAACAGATTGAGGAGTTGACCCGGATGCTGAGGCAGAAACAGAGGCTGGTGGAGACCCTCAGGTCCCAACTGGAGCTGGGTAAGATTGCAGGAGGCGTGGCCTCTGAGCGGGactggagtgacaagaaacctgTAGATGTTAAACACCagaaagtcattaaagcctcaGCCGTTGAATCCCCCGTGCTTCTCAATGGCCTTTTGAAGGTGAAGGAAGAGCCTGAGACTGAAGAAGGAATGGTGGGAGTAGTGGAGGAGGcccaaagcaaaaaaatggtcCAGCCCATGCAGTGCTCCCAGGAGACTCTCCTCAAACTGCAGCAGATTAACCGGCTGCAAGTCCAACAAGCAGAGCAGCTAAAGCAGAAGGTTTCAGAGCCTAAGTTGAATCCTCAAAAACAGACTGAGCACAAGAGGGAATCCCAAATCCTGCTTCAGCAACAGCAGCAACTTCAGCAGCTCATCATTCAGCAGACTCAGCAAAAACAGCTCCAAGTCCAGCACAAGTTTTCACAGCAGAAACAACTGCAACAAGCTCAAGGCAAGAAGAACCAAACGCAGCACAAGAACCCGGTTCAGATAAAGCAGGTTCGGGTGCAGATCCAAAACCAGACGGCGGCCAACGAGAAGCCTGCAGCCAATCAAAGCCAACAGAAGAAGCAGCTAAAGACACAGCAAAGGCAGGAGCAAAAACAGCAAGCCGGCGCCGCCACACAGCAG GTGGCGCCAGTCTTTATCAACCAACAAAACGGCACTCAAATTCACACTCAGGCTATCTCATTGGACCTCCTTAAGGCCGGTGGTACTCTTGTCACAGATACCAATGGCAACCACTACTTGATCGCCCTCACCGGTAACACGGCGGACGGCCCGAACCGAGCGCCCTCGCAGGTCAAGAGCAACGGACGTGTCACACTGCAG AGACTGCAGTCGACTCCAAACAAGTTGCCCAGCACTGACGGCCAATTGCAAGCACAAAAAGATAGCCAGAGTGTGAACCAGCCAATCAAAAAG TGTGAGAAACCTGAGCTGCACGTGGACACTAATAGGGTCCCTCCTGCCAGCTCTTGCGTCACGGCACCCCCAAACATGCAGCCTTTCTTCGACGACATGTCGGACAGCGAAAGCCAAAGCAATCCCAACACCTCTTTCAAG CAGAGAGAGCGAGTCTGTCCATCTTATGACCGACACACTCTGTTTACTCCTCCCTCTCCCAAACCCAACATCTTTCTTCCTACACAGCGCTCCAAA GGGAACAGCGTCAATTGTCAGCAGGTGGATGACCTCTTTGACATCCTTCTTAAGAGTGGAG AAATTGCAGGTTTTAAGGCCAACCCAGACCCGTCACTCGCCCCTCTGCACTCTGACCCACCCTCGCCGTCGTCCCCGCCGTCCCCTCTCCACCTCTCGCCTCCCACCCCGACCTGTCCCCTGATCTCACCTCCGGTCTCCCGGAGGGAGCAGTGTCCAGGCGGCGGTCGCATAGATGACTTCCTGGAGAGCTCGGCTCTGCTCGGCGTCGAACCGGGAAGCGGCCTGGCTCTCATCGACGATCTCCACAGCCAAATGCTGAGCACCGCAGGCCTCCTGGACCACCCGCCGTCCCCCATGGACACGTCCGACCTGGGCTTCTCCCCCCACTCGACGGGGCTGGACTTCGGGGACGCCGCCCTGGACAGTATGGACTGGCTGGACATCTCCATGGTGGGCAGCTCCGGAGGCGGATGCGGAACTGTAGGAGGCGGCGACGGGACAACCAGCTTGACGCCCTTGGCGCCGCACACGCCGCCGAGCGTATTTTCTGCTGACTTCCTGGACAGCACAGACCTGCTGCACTTGGAGTCGTGCCTGTAG